CGACGACGGAGACGCGGGGGCGGGTCGAGGGCTCAGCGGCCATTCCGTTCGGCCTCCTGGACGTAGGCGATGATCTTGTAGGCCAGCCGGGCCGCCAGAAAATCGGCCGAGAAGTGAATCCGGTCGGGAGCGAGTTCCATCAGGTCCGCGCCCACCACCCTTCGCTCCCGGCAGAGGCGCCGGATGAACTTCAGGACCGGGTACCACCCCAGGCCGCCGGGCTCGGGGGTGCCCGTGCAGGGGACGAGGGAGGGGTCGAAACCGTCCAGGTCCACCGTGAGGTAGACCTTTTCGGGAAGGCCTGAAAGGGCCCGGTCCATCCAGGCCTCCCCCTCCTGGCACTCCCGGGCCCACAGGACGGGCCACGTGCCCTTCTCCTTCAGGAAATCAGCCTCCTCCCGCGAGAGGGAGCGGATGCCCAATTGGGCCGTGCCGGCGCTGGCCTCCACCACGCGCCGCATGACGCAGGCGTGGTTGAAGGGGGTCCCCTCGTAGGTGTCCCGAAGGTCGGCGTGGGCGTCGATCTGGACGATGCCGATCTCCCCGTGGGCCGCCCGGTGGGCGTCGAAGGCGGGCCAGGTGAGGCTGTGCTCCCCTCCCAGGGAAATCACGAACTTCCCCTGGGCCAGGTAGTGGGAAACGGCCTCGCGAACCGTCCCCACCATCGCGGCCGGGGCCGCGTCGTGGAAGTAGAGGTCCTCCGTCGTGTGGATGCCGGCCCCGGAAGCCTCGAAGCCCACCTCCTCGTCGAAGAGCTCCATGTTCCGCGAGGCTTCGATGATGGCCCGGGGGCCCAGCTTGGTCCCTTTTCCGTAAGAAGTCGTGGCTTCGTAGGGAAGGGGAAGGATCACGAAGCGCGAGGAGGCGAGGGAACTGGCCTCGGGGGGAAGCCCCCCGAAGTTGTTGGGATAGAATTCCGGCATGCCCTCTCCTGAAGTGCCCCCCGGCCTCTCCCGCGTAGGATAGGCCAGGGGCCGCTCCCGCGCAAGGGCCGCCGCCAAAGCCAGGGCTTCCGCCGGCGCGAGGGGAGAGGGCTGCCCGCGACGGACGCGCCTTGTCGTGGGCGGCGCGGTGGGGTAGGCTTCTCGCAGGGAGGCGGTCCATGGCCCTCTTTTCGAGATCGGACAGAACCGATCCCCTGGACCTCCTGCGCCAGGGGAAGTTCCCGGAGGCGGCGAAGGTCCTGGAAAAGCGGCTCGCCCAAAGCCCCGACGATCTGTCGGTGAAGCTCCGCCTGGCCGAGGCCTACGAGGGCTGCAACCGGAGGGACGAGGCGGCGCGGCTCTACCGGGAGGAGGCCGAGTCGGCCATGCGGAGCGGCCAGCGGGCCCAGGCGACGGCGCTCCTGCGAAAGGCCCTCAGGCTTTTTCCCGAGGACGCGGAGATCCTCGATCGGATGCGGGGGATCGACGGGGTCCGTGAGGCCTCGGCCCCCGCGGAGGCCTTCTCCTTCGACCTGGAGGCCCCGGCGGAGCCTCCGGCGCCTGCCGTTCCGCCCGATGTCTCCCGCGAGCCGCCCGCCGAATCGGGGTTTCACGAGTCGGGCGAAGGGATTTTCGCCACCCTGCACGCCCTCATGCCGGACCTGTCCGCCGACGACCTCGGGCGCCTCTCCGCGCTCTTGAGGGAGAGGACGCTCTCGAAGGGAGAGGTCCTGGTTCGGGAAGGGGAGGCGGGGGGATCGCTGTTTATCGTATCGAGGGGCCTCTTCGAGGTCCGTGGCACCTTCGCCGGGGAGGAACTCGACCTCGGGACCCTGGGGCGGGGCGATGTGATCGGGGAGGTGAGCCTGCTCCACGAGGTGCCCCGGACGGCCACGGTGACGGCCGTGGAGCCGTCGGTGGTCCTCGAAATGGAGACGGATAACGTCTCCCGCCTGCTGAACGAGCGGCACGATCTCCGCGCCCGTCTCGAAGCCGTCGTGGAAACCCGGGTCCGACAGACCCTGGACCTGCTCAAGAAAAAGGACGTCGGTTCGGATGACGATACGCAAAGTTGAGCTGTACGGCTCGCCCGTCTTGAGGGAGAAGGCGAGGCGGGTGGAGGAGATCACGCCCGAGATCCGCACCCTGATGGACGACATGGCAGAAACCATGCGGTTCGCGGGCGGGGCGGGTCTCGCCGCGAACCAGGTGGGCGAGGCCGTGAGGGTGATGGTCGTGGACCTGGGTCTGGAAGGCGGTCCGGAGAATTACACCTTCTTCGTGAACCCGGAGATCCTGGAGCAATCGGGGGAGTCCTTCCGGGAAGAGGGGTGCCTCTCCTTTCCGAAAATCTTCGAAAAGGTCCGCCGTCCCTCCCATGTGAGAATCCGCGCCCAGGACCGGGAAGGGAAGACCTTCGAGCTGGATGGCGACGCCTACCTGGCCCACGCCCTGTGCCACGAAATCGATCACCTCGACGGCGTGCTCATCCTGGACCGCGTTTCTCCCCTCCGAAGAGACATCTTGAAGCGGAAAATCAAAAAGATGATCCGGGAGGGCGAATGGGACAACCCCTACCCGAACGGCTAGTCTTCATGGGGACGCCCGACTTCGCCCGGGCGAGCCTGAGGGCGCTCCTCGAGGCGGGGTTGAGGCCCGCGGCGGTCTTCACGCAGCCGGACAAGGCCCAGGGCCGCGGCCGGAAGGTCGCCCCACCGCCCGTAAAGGTCCTCGCCGAATCCGAGGGGCTGCCCGTCCTTCAGCCCGCCAGCCTCAAGGACCCCGCGGCCCAGGAAGCTCTCCGCGCCCTGGAGCCCGACCTCATCGTGGTGGCGGCGTACGGGAAGATCCTTCCCAAGGCCGTCCTCGAGGTCCCGCGCTTCGGATGCATCAACGTCCACGCCTCCCTCCTTCCCCGCCACCGGGGGGCTTCGCCGGTTTCCCACGCCATCTGGGAGGGGGACGAGGTGACGGGTGTTTCCATCATGCGCATGGAGGAAGGCCTGGACACGGGTCCGGTGTACGCCCAGAGGGCCATTCCCGTTCCGGAGGGGGCCACGACGGGGACGCTCACGCCGGTCCTCGCCGAATTGGGCGGACGTCTCCTGGTAGAGGTCCTTCCGGGCATCGTGTCGGGGGATCTGGAGCCCGAGGCCCAGGACGAGGCCGGGGCCACCTACGCGCCCCGCCTCCGTCCGGAAGACGGACGGCTCGACTTTTCCCAGCCGGCCCGGCGGCTGGAGCGCCAGGTGCGCGCGCTCTCCCCCTGGCCCGGCGCCTTCGTCACGGTCCGATCCGAGAGAGTGAAGGTGGAGAGGTCCCTTCTGGGCGGTTCCGCCCCGGCCGAGGCCCGGCCGGGAGAGGTGGTTTCGGGGCCGCCCGTCTCGGTGGCCTGTGGAGATGGCCGATGCCTCGTTCTGACGGACCTTCAAAGGGAAGGTCGCCGCGTCCTGTCCTCCGCCGACCTGCTTCGGGGGTTCCCCGTTCCTCCAGGAACGCGCCTGGGGGAGTGAAGCCCGGGGAAGGCCGGCGCCCGGTCTCCAGGCCGGCTCCCCCCAGGCGAAACCTCAGGGCCCTGGCGGCGCGCCTGCTCGAGGAGATCCTCGGGGCCAACCAGTCCCTCAAGGGAGTGGTCCAGAGGGAGCAGGCGAGGCTGACCCGGGAGGACGACCGGGCCCTCCTGCGGGAGCTGGTGGCGGGACCGGTCCGGACCCTTCCGTTTCTGGACTGGGCCATCAAGGAGTGCACCGCCCGGGGTCCGGAGCGGACGCAGAGGGAACTCCTCCACATCCTCCGGGTGGGCGCCTACCAGATCCTTTGTCTAGACCGAATCCCCGCCTACGCCGCGGTCCACGAGTGCGTGGAGGCCGCCAAGAGCCTGAACCCCGGCGCGGGCGGCTTCGTGAACGGCATCCTCCGCAGCCTTTCGGAAAAACGCGGGTCTCTCCTCGATGCCCGGATCCATTTTCCCGGGGCCGAAGGCGCGGCCCTTCGAAACGGGGCCCCGCTCTGGCTCGCGCTCCGGTACGAAAGGCGCTTCGGCGAGCAGGGCGAGGCGCTCCTCCGAGCCCTGGCCGAGCCGGCCTCCACCTCGATCCTGTTCATGGGCACCGGCGCGGAGGCGCGAGGACTGCCGATTCTGGAGCGCCAAGGATTCAAGCTGACCGCCGAGGCGGCCCTTCCCCTCACGTACCGCGTGGATTCGGGCAACCCCGCCGATTCCGAGGCCTTCGCGCTCGGCCTCTTTTACGTCATGGACCCGGCCTCCCAGATCCCCGCGCTCCTTCTCCCGGTTCCCCGCGGGGGGCGGGTCCTGGACCTGTGCGCGGCCCCCGGGGGAAAGACCATCCGTTTGGCCCTCCGAACCGGCGACGAACGGCGCCTGGTGGCCGCGGACCGCAACCGGCGGCGCCTCCGCCAGATGGCCCAGAATCTCAGGAGGCTGGGCTTCCCCTTCATCCGCCTGGTGGCGGCCGAAGCCCCCGGGCCCCTTCCCTTCACCGGAGGTTGGGACGGCGTCCTGGTGGACGCCCCGTGTTCCTCCCTCGGGACCCTGCGGCGAAACCCCGAGATTCGGTGGCAGACGACGGAGGCGGACCTGGCTCGCCACGGCGCCCGGCAGGGCCGTCTTCTCTCGGCGGCGGCGGACCTGGTGAAGCCCGGCGGACACCTCCTGTATTCAGTCTGCTCCATCGAGCCCGAGGAGACCCTCGACCCGGTTCAGGCCCTGCTCGCCACCCGGTCGGACTTCGTCCCTGAGGCGCTGAAGGCGCCCGAGGCGCTGGAGCCCCTCCTCGAACCGGCGGGGGTTGGACGGGCCTTCGTCCTGCCCTCGAAGGTTCCCTGGGACGGGTTCTTCGTGGCCCTGCTCAAGCGGAAGGGCGGGCGCGCCAAGGGGTCCTCCTGATGCGGTCCCCGCCTCTTTCCTGCCTGGAGTTGGGACCTCGAAACGCCCCACCCGTCCTTCTGGTGCACGGTTTCCCTTTGGATGGGCGGATGTGGGGGGCCGTGTCCCGCTTGCTCGCCCAGAGGTGGCGGATCCTCGTGCCGGATCTGAGGGGCTTCGGGACGTCTCCGCCCGCCCCGGAGCGGTGGGGCTTGGAGGATTGCGCGGGGGACCTGGCGGAAGTGGTCCGGACGCGCGGGGCCTCGCCCTGCGCGGCCGTGGGGTTCTCCATGGGGGGCTATGTGGTCCTGGCGCTGGCCGAGCGCGCCCCCGACGTGCTCCGTGGGGTTGCCTTGGTGGATTCGAAGGCCGGAGCCGACGGGGAGCGGGTCCGTCGGGACCGGACCGCCTGGGCGGCCCGCGTGAGAGCCGAAGGCACGGCGTGGCTTGTGGAGGAAATGCTCCCTCGGCTCCTCCATCCGGCCAACCTGGAGGCGAACCCCCGCCTGGCGGACGACGTGAGGCGCATCATGGCGGCGCAGCCCGCGGCGTCGGTGAGGGCGGCTCTCCTGGCCATGCGAGACCGCCCCTCCCGGGAACAGGTGGTGGAGCGCCTGGGGGTTCCGCTGGAAGTCCTGACGGGGTCCGCCGACAAACTGACGACCCCCGAGGAAGGGAAGGCTCTGGCCGGACGGGCGCCCCTTGGGGTGTTCCACGAGATCCCGGGGGCCGGGCACCTGGCTCCCGTGGAGCGCCCGGCGGAGGTCGCGCTCCACTTGGAAGGGTTTCTTTCCAGGGTGTTCGGGCCGGCGCCCCAGGCGTGACGGCTGCGGCGCCGGGGGGCCGCTAGACCGATTGCAGCGCAAAGGCCTCCAGGACCGCGGCGAGGCCGTCGGGGCGCTCGATGGGGGCCATGTGCCCGCAACGGGGAAGGACCTCCAGGCGAGAGCCCGGGATGCGGCGGTGGGCTTGGCGGCACTCCTCCAGGAAGGGGTCTTCGTCCCCCGCCACGAAGAGCACCGGGGCCCTCAGCCGCTCGAGCCCCCGCGCCGTGTCATAGACCCTCGGCTCCACCGGGGACAGCAAGTCCGCGGCGCGGTAGCCTTCCATGGCGTCCCGGAGGAGGCGGATCCCATCCGCGGTGGCCCGGACCTTGCCGAAAAGTCGCCCGGCCTGGAGCCGGTCCATGACCGCTCCCGGCCCCTCGGTCCGCGCGATGTCCCGGATTTCCCGGACCCAGGCCGAGGCCACCGACCGGAAGGGAGCCGGTCCCTCGGGCGGAGGTTCGGCGGATCCGATGCAGGCCACCGAGAGGGTCCTCTCCGGGTAGGCCATGGCGAAGACCATGGCCGTGCGCGCCCCCCGGGAGTGCCCGGCCACGTGCGCCGCCGCGATTCCCAGGTGGTCCAGGAGGCGGGCCGCGTCCTCCGCGTCGGCCAGGCGGGAGTATTCCGCCTCGGGGCTTGCGATGGAGAGGCCCGCGTCCCGGGGATCCAGTCGAATCACGCGAAACTTCTCCACGAGGCGGGGAACCACGAGGTCCCAGAGCCTCAGGTTGAGCGTCCACCCCGGCACGAGGACCAGGGGCGGCCCCGCGCCTTCGACTTCAAAGCGGAGGCGGACGGAGGGGGACTCCAGGAAAGCCATCGCCCAGGCGAATCAGGGATCAGAGGTCCCTGTGGCTCCCATCGCACATGGGCTTGGTTTTGGAGTGCTTGCAGCCGCACCAGGCCACCCGCTTGCGGGCCTCCAGGGTGAACCGGATGGGAGAGTGGCCGGTGCCCTTGTGGGACCCGTCGCAGAAGGGCTGTTTGGCCGAGAGGCCGCAGGCGCACCACCAGTGGTCGCCCGGTTCGGTCTCCTGTACGAAGGGGGCCTTCTGAACGATCTTGGGTTCGGCCATGACGACTCCTCTGGGGCGAGGGCAACACCGCCTCGCGGCCCCGCATTCGGTTCCGTTCAGCGGATGAGGAGCAGGGGGCCGTACTGGTTCAACCAGGCCCTATGCGCCTCGTAGTTGGGCAAAACCCGCTCCACGAGCTTCCAGAAGGACGGGCCGTGATGGGGGTGACGGAGGTGGCACAGCTCGTGGATCACCACGTAGTCGAGAATCGAAGGGGGAGCGAGGAGGAG
This Acidobacteriota bacterium DNA region includes the following protein-coding sequences:
- the speB gene encoding agmatinase, giving the protein MPEFYPNNFGGLPPEASSLASSRFVILPLPYEATTSYGKGTKLGPRAIIEASRNMELFDEEVGFEASGAGIHTTEDLYFHDAAPAAMVGTVREAVSHYLAQGKFVISLGGEHSLTWPAFDAHRAAHGEIGIVQIDAHADLRDTYEGTPFNHACVMRRVVEASAGTAQLGIRSLSREEADFLKEKGTWPVLWARECQEGEAWMDRALSGLPEKVYLTVDLDGFDPSLVPCTGTPEPGGLGWYPVLKFIRRLCRERRVVGADLMELAPDRIHFSADFLAARLAYKIIAYVQEAERNGR
- a CDS encoding cyclic nucleotide-binding domain-containing protein, yielding MALFSRSDRTDPLDLLRQGKFPEAAKVLEKRLAQSPDDLSVKLRLAEAYEGCNRRDEAARLYREEAESAMRSGQRAQATALLRKALRLFPEDAEILDRMRGIDGVREASAPAEAFSFDLEAPAEPPAPAVPPDVSREPPAESGFHESGEGIFATLHALMPDLSADDLGRLSALLRERTLSKGEVLVREGEAGGSLFIVSRGLFEVRGTFAGEELDLGTLGRGDVIGEVSLLHEVPRTATVTAVEPSVVLEMETDNVSRLLNERHDLRARLEAVVETRVRQTLDLLKKKDVGSDDDTQS
- the def gene encoding peptide deformylase yields the protein MTIRKVELYGSPVLREKARRVEEITPEIRTLMDDMAETMRFAGGAGLAANQVGEAVRVMVVDLGLEGGPENYTFFVNPEILEQSGESFREEGCLSFPKIFEKVRRPSHVRIRAQDREGKTFELDGDAYLAHALCHEIDHLDGVLILDRVSPLRRDILKRKIKKMIREGEWDNPYPNG
- the fmt gene encoding methionyl-tRNA formyltransferase; protein product: MGQPLPERLVFMGTPDFARASLRALLEAGLRPAAVFTQPDKAQGRGRKVAPPPVKVLAESEGLPVLQPASLKDPAAQEALRALEPDLIVVAAYGKILPKAVLEVPRFGCINVHASLLPRHRGASPVSHAIWEGDEVTGVSIMRMEEGLDTGPVYAQRAIPVPEGATTGTLTPVLAELGGRLLVEVLPGIVSGDLEPEAQDEAGATYAPRLRPEDGRLDFSQPARRLERQVRALSPWPGAFVTVRSERVKVERSLLGGSAPAEARPGEVVSGPPVSVACGDGRCLVLTDLQREGRRVLSSADLLRGFPVPPGTRLGE
- a CDS encoding transcription antitermination factor NusB gives rise to the protein MKPGEGRRPVSRPAPPRRNLRALAARLLEEILGANQSLKGVVQREQARLTREDDRALLRELVAGPVRTLPFLDWAIKECTARGPERTQRELLHILRVGAYQILCLDRIPAYAAVHECVEAAKSLNPGAGGFVNGILRSLSEKRGSLLDARIHFPGAEGAALRNGAPLWLALRYERRFGEQGEALLRALAEPASTSILFMGTGAEARGLPILERQGFKLTAEAALPLTYRVDSGNPADSEAFALGLFYVMDPASQIPALLLPVPRGGRVLDLCAAPGGKTIRLALRTGDERRLVAADRNRRRLRQMAQNLRRLGFPFIRLVAAEAPGPLPFTGGWDGVLVDAPCSSLGTLRRNPEIRWQTTEADLARHGARQGRLLSAAADLVKPGGHLLYSVCSIEPEETLDPVQALLATRSDFVPEALKAPEALEPLLEPAGVGRAFVLPSKVPWDGFFVALLKRKGGRAKGSS
- a CDS encoding alpha/beta hydrolase, with the translated sequence MRSPPLSCLELGPRNAPPVLLVHGFPLDGRMWGAVSRLLAQRWRILVPDLRGFGTSPPAPERWGLEDCAGDLAEVVRTRGASPCAAVGFSMGGYVVLALAERAPDVLRGVALVDSKAGADGERVRRDRTAWAARVRAEGTAWLVEEMLPRLLHPANLEANPRLADDVRRIMAAQPAASVRAALLAMRDRPSREQVVERLGVPLEVLTGSADKLTTPEEGKALAGRAPLGVFHEIPGAGHLAPVERPAEVALHLEGFLSRVFGPAPQA
- a CDS encoding alpha/beta fold hydrolase; amino-acid sequence: MAFLESPSVRLRFEVEGAGPPLVLVPGWTLNLRLWDLVVPRLVEKFRVIRLDPRDAGLSIASPEAEYSRLADAEDAARLLDHLGIAAAHVAGHSRGARTAMVFAMAYPERTLSVACIGSAEPPPEGPAPFRSVASAWVREIRDIARTEGPGAVMDRLQAGRLFGKVRATADGIRLLRDAMEGYRAADLLSPVEPRVYDTARGLERLRAPVLFVAGDEDPFLEECRQAHRRIPGSRLEVLPRCGHMAPIERPDGLAAVLEAFALQSV
- a CDS encoding CDGSH iron-sulfur domain-containing protein; this translates as MAEPKIVQKAPFVQETEPGDHWWCACGLSAKQPFCDGSHKGTGHSPIRFTLEARKRVAWCGCKHSKTKPMCDGSHRDL